In a single window of the Lodderomyces elongisporus chromosome 4, complete sequence genome:
- the FCR1 gene encoding Fluconazole resistance protein 1, which yields MSLEDHHSYHTSNSGHVKKKRVGKACDSCRIKKTKCDGKKPCNRCLLDNKICVFTEKKKLKEKVHPPGYTELLETRLDLLSKSFEKLIDLAKPHLPEIEEVISKQKKNKSQRGGEVVLEEEEELEHEHENEQEQEHELKHEPEHKHKHKHEVEAEGDGGIFTDEDAENQAQQQQQQQHQHQHHHHNEHEYDLIPINQVIAYLIEKRGLLKNLPLEWEEGALIAANTDSTNMNTSSKLFAEHKYENASAGSSPKLRHSSVSSVSSKKIRVKQEPMSPNFSRTSSSEMPFQVNQNKFSLTSSSHEPPLSDLESDASNGNSDSISPPYLYGQPPMQPAASLFANNFTTSSKNSSMSSLNHRYEHHNLSNIGDSSSMSTSLTNNIMGNTPSFTPVLKRSPSSLTSFSQKSKTNSGNAINANGHIHKPQHHNKAPSIDTKRRNSSLSSPTSSVYNVLLSQPPSATMSFRDDFNRNYEPVEDALVMEGCSNFGNGIGVANANSNSNSNANSNTNNSSKNNNDGSSSNNGQIPFQNHFTGQHGEIFHDASGYYMNNSEAGGAPGANTAVGTGIGMGMNMSMGMGVSGLGAAGGIQTNGHAHYFDGLSGPYDPFINNNNAF from the coding sequence aTGCTGTTAGAGGACCATCATTCCTATCACACATCCAATTCAGGCCATgtcaaaaagaagagagttGGCAAGGCTTGCGACTCGTGCCgtataaagaaaacaaagtgCGACGGTAAGAAACCATGCAACCGATGCTTACTTGATAACAAGATTTGCGTGTTTAccgagaagaagaaactcAAGGAAAAAGTACATCCACCAGGGTACACAGAGTTGTTGGAAACGAGATTAGACCTCTTGTCCAAActgtttgaaaaattgattgaCCTTGCTAAACCACACTTGCCCGAGATTGAGGAGGTGATTTCtaagcaaaagaagaataaatcacaaagaggaggagaagtcgtattagaagaagaagaagaacttgAACATGAACATGAAAATGAACAGGAACAAGAACATGAACTTAAACATGAACCTGAacataaacataaacaCAAGCACGAGGTGGAAGCAGAAGGCGATGGTGGTATATTCACAGACGAAGATGCTGAGAACCAGgcgcaacaacaacaacaacaacaacaccaacaccaacaccatcatcataatGAGCACGAGTATGATTTGATCCCCATCAACCAAGTTATTGCATACCTCATTGAGAAAAGAGGCTTACTTAAGAACTTGCCTTTGGAATGGGAGGAGGGTGCACTCATTGCTGCAAATACCGATAGCACAAATATGAATACGTCATCAAAACTTTTTGCTGAGCACAAATACGAGAATGCATCTGCTGGATCCTCGCCCAAATTGAGACACTCTTCAGTTTCATCTGTTTCGTCAAAAAAGATTCGAGTAAAACAAGAGCCAATGTCTCCCAATTTCTCACGAACAAGCTCTTCAGAAATGCCGTTTCAAGTAAACCAGAATAAGTTTTCTTTAACGTCGTCGTCGCACGAACCACCCTTGTCTGATCTTGAAAGCGATGCCTCAAATGGCAACTCAGACTCGATTTCACCTCCATACTTGTATGGCCAACCACCAATGCAACCAGCAGCATCTTTATTTGCCAACAATTTTACCACGTCGAGTAAAAACTCATCCATGTCGTCACTAAATCACCGATATGAACATCACAACTTGTCCAATATTGGCGATTCGTCGTCAATGTCTACTAGTCTAACAAACAATATTATGGGAAACACACCGCTGTTTACACCAGTGTTGAAGAGATCCCCTTCTTCTCTTACTTCGTTTAGTCAAAAGCTGAAAACAAACAGTGGCAATGCCATTAATGCAAATGGTCATATCCATAAACCACAGCATCATAACAAGGCTCCATCCATCGAtacaaagagaagaaataGTTCACTATCGTCACCCACGTCGTCAGTATACAATGTCTTGTTATCACAACCGCCCTCAGCAACAATGCTGTTTCGTGACGACTTCAACCGAAACTACGAACCAGTAGAAGACGCATTGGTAATGGAGGGCTGCAGTAATTTTGGCAATGGTATTGGTGTTGCTAACGCCAAtagcaacagcaatagcaacGCCAAtagcaacaccaacaacagtaGTAAGAACAATAATGATGGCAGTAGTTCAAACAATGGGCAGATACCTTTCCAAAATCATTTCACAGGCCAACACGGAGAAATCTTTCACGATGCTTCTGGTTACTACATGAACAATAGCGAAGCAGGTGGAGCACCAGGTGCAAATACTGCTGTTGGTACGGGCATCGGTATGGGCATGAACATGAGCATGGGCATGGGTGTGAGTGGTTTAGGTGCTGCTGGAGGTATCCAAACCAATGGTCATGCGCATTATTTCGATGGCTTATCAGGGCCATACGACCCCTTTataaacaataacaacgcgttttaa
- the TDH1 gene encoding Glyceraldehyde-3-phosphate dehydrogenase — MAIKIGINGFGRIGRLVLRVALQRKDIDVVAVNDPFIAPDYAAYMFKYDSTHGIYKGEVKAEGDDLVIDGHKIKVFQQRDPADIPWGKVGVDYVIESTGVFTTTEGAKKHIQAGAKKVIITAPSSDAPMFVVGVNEDKYTPDLDIVSNASCTTNCLAPLAKIVDDNFGIQEGLMTTVHSMTATQKTVDGPSHKDWRGGRTASGNIIPSSTGAAKAVGKVIPDLNGKLTGMSLRVPTVDVSVVDLTVVLKKPTTYEEISKAIKKASEGEMKGIMGYTSDAVVSTDFLGSSYSSIFDEKAGILLSPTFVKLVSWYDNEFGYSTRVVDLLQHVAKVSESK, encoded by the coding sequence aTGGCTATCAAAATTGGTATTAACGGATTCGGTAGAATCGGACGTTTGGTCTTGAGAGTTGCTTTGCAAAGAAAGGACATTGACGTTGTCGCTGTCAATGACCCATTCATTGCTCCAGACTATGCTGCTTACATGTTTAAGTATGACTCCACCCACGGTATCTACAAGGGTGAAGTTAAGGCTGAAGGTGATGACTTGGTTATCGACGGCCACAAGATTAAGGTTTTCCAACAAAGAGACCCAGCTGACATTCCATGGGGTAAAGTTGGTGTTGACTATGTTATCGAGTCAACCGGTGTCTTTACCACCACTGAAGGTGCCAAGAAGCACATTCAAGCTGGTGCCAAGAAGGTTATCATTACTGCTCCATCATCAGACGCCCCaatgtttgttgttggtgtcaATGAAGACAAGTACACCCCAGACTTGGACATTGTTTCCAATGCTTCATGTACCACCAACTGTTTGGCTCCATTGGCCAAGATTGTTGACGACAACTTTGGTATCCAAGAGGGTTTGATGACCACTGTCCACTCTATGACTGCCACTCAAAAGACTGTTGATGGTCCATCCCACAAGGACTGGAGAGGTGGTAGAACTGCTTCAGGTAACATTATCCCATCATCAACTGGTGCTGCCAAGGCTGTTGGTAAGGTTATTCCAGACTTGAATGGTAAGTTGACTGGTATGTCATTGAGAGTTCCAACTGTCGATGTCTCTGTTGTTGACTTGACTGTTGTCTTGAAGAAGCCAACCACCTATGAGGAAATCTCCAAGGCCATCAAGAAGGCTTCAGAAGGTGAAATGAAGGGAATTATGGGTTACACTTCAGATGCTGTTGTCTCTACTGATTTCTTGGGTTCATCATACTCTTCAATCTTTGACGAGAAGGCTGGTATCTTGTTGAGCCCAACCTTTGTCAAGTTGGTTTCATGGTACGATAACGAGTTTGGTTACTCTACCCGTGTCGTTGACTTGTTGCAACACGTTGCTAAGGTTTCTGAGAGCAAATAA
- the PMT2 gene encoding Protein O-mannosyltransferase 2 (CAZy:GT39) translates to MSTSAQPHETKVKLTKSSGSSNNNNNSSSSSNRAKVASIDAKYSDDELSSDESIEDTADALADGDIDLAEKTKRTQYDETKETIESLKKLEAILAPIFFTLLSFFVRFYRISVNSSVVWDEAHFGKFGSYYLRHEFYHDVHPPLGKMLVGLSGYLAGYNGSWDFPSGEKYPEYIDYTKMRLFNATFSALCVPLAYFTMKEIGFTVWTTWLFTLMVCLESSYVTLGKFILLDSMLLFFTVSTVFCFARYNNFNNKQQEFGRKWWKWLLLTGVSIGCVCSVKMVGLFVTSLVGIYTVVDLVTKLQDKSISWKKYACHWSARIIGLIIVPMSIFLLCFKIHFDLLYKSGTGDANMSSLFQANLANSDVGGGPRDVSIVHSVVTLKNQGLSGGLLHSHVQTFPEGSKQQQVTTYSHKDSNNNWIFQRARPLPSYDPSANKTDIEYVIDGMHVRLMHPQTGRNLHTHEIPAPSTKSEWEVACYGNLTIGDAKDNWIVEIMDQQGDEDKLKLHPLTSSFRLKNEVLGCYLGVTGTSLPQWGFRQGEVVCYKNPFKKDKRTWWNIENNRNEILPPAPENFKLPKTRFIRDFIQLNLAMMATNNALLPDPDKQDDLASSFWQWPTLNVGIRMCGWSPDKAKYFMIGSPATTWTSTVGVFIFAFITLYYIVRWQRQFVDFPSNHPQKLQKFIMGGIYPMFGWGLHFMPFVIMGRVTYVHHYVPALYFAMIVFCYEVDAFASIFNRPRASAVSKIVYAAIYVTLYALVAGTFWYLRYFSWGMEGDKKEWKHLQLINSWRVSDDNYI, encoded by the coding sequence ATGTCGACTTCTGCTCAACCCCATGAGACAAAAGTCAAATTGACAAAATCATCAGGCAgcagtaacaacaacaacaacagcagcagcagcagcaatagGGCCAAAGTTGCCTCAATTGACGCAAAATACTCTGACGACGAACTTTCAAGCGATGAAAGTATCGAGGATACTGCTGACGCTTTGGCTGATGGAGATATAGATCTTGctgaaaagacaaagagaaCTCAGTACGACGAAACCAAAGAGACCATTGAATCGTTGAAAAAGTTGGAAGCAATCTTGGCACCCATCTTCTTCACCTTGTTATCATTCTTTGTGCGTTTCTACAGAATCTCAGTCAACTCGAGTGTTGTTTGGGACGAGGCACACTTTGGTAAGTTTGGTTCTTATTACTTGAGACACGAGTTTTACCACGACGTGCACCCACCATTGGGCAAGATGCTCGTGGGTCTCTCTGGATACTTGGCTGGATACAATGGCTCATGGGATTTCCCCAGTGGTGAAAAATACCCTGAATACATTGACTATACAAAAATGAGATTGTTCAATGCCACCTTTTCGGCATTGTGTGTACCCTTGGCTTATTTCACAATGAAGGAAATTGGCTTCACCGTTTGGACAACATGGCTATTCACATTGATGGTTTGCTTGGAATCGTCATATGTGACCTTGGGCAAATTTATCCTTTTGGACtctatgttgttgttctttacTGTATCCACAGTCTTTTGCTTTGCACgctacaacaactttaACAATAAGCAACAAGAGTTTGGAAGAAAATGGTGGAAATGGCTCTTGTTGACCGGCGTCTCCATTGGATGCGTGTGTTCAGTAAAGATGGTTGGATTGTTTGTCACATCCTTGGTTGGTATTTACACCGTTGTTGATCTTGTCACTAAGTTGCAGGACAAGTCAATTTCTTGGAAGAAGTATGCATGTCATTGGAGTGCCAGAATTATTGGTTTGATCATTGTGCCAATGTCCatctttttactttgcttTAAGATCCATTTTGATTTATTGTACAAGTCGGGAACTGGTGACGCCAATATGTCCTCTTTATTCCAAGCCAACTTGGCCAACTCAgatgttggtggtggtccaAGAGACGTTTCCATTGTCCACTCTGTGGTTACATTGAAGAACCAAGGCTTATCAGGCGGCCTCTTGCATTCACACGTTCAAACTTTCCCCGAAGGTTCtaagcaacaacaagttaCAACCTATAGCCACAAGGActccaacaacaattggatTTTCCAAAGGGCTAGACCATTGCCTTCTTATGATCCAAGTGCTAACAAAACCGATATTGAATACGTTATTGATGGAATGCACGTGAGGTTGATGCACCCACAAACTGGTAGAAATTTGCATACTCACGAGATTCCAGCCCCATCCACCAAATCAGAGTGGGAAGTTGCATGTTATGGTAACTTGACCATTGGAGATGCCAAGGATAACTGGATTGTTGAGATTATGGATCAACAAGGTGACGAAGACAAGTTGAAATTACATCCATTAACTTCATCATTCAGATTGAAGAATGAAGTCTTGGGCTGTTACTTGGGTGTTACCGGAACCTCTTTACCACAATGGGGTTTCAGACAGGGTGAAGTTGTTTGCTACAAGAACCCATTCAAGAAGGACAAGAGAACTTGGTGGaacattgaaaataatagaaatgaaatcttgccaccagcaccagagAATTTTAAATTACCCAAAACTAGATTTATTCGTGATTTCATTCAGCTCAATTTGGCAATGATGGCCACTAACAATGCGTTATTGCCAGATCCAGACAAGCAAGATGACTTGGCCTCGTCATTTTGGCAATGGCCAACCTTGAATGTTGGTATTAGAATGTGTGGATGGAGTCCCGATAAGGCCAAATACTTTATGATTGGCTCCCCAGCAACTACATGGACCTCCACCGTGGGtgtctttatttttgcatttATCACATTATACTACATTGTTAGATGGCAAAGacaatttgttgatttccCTTCCAACCATCCAcaaaagttgcaaaagttCATTATGGGTGGAATCTATCCAATGTTTGGCTGGGGTTTGCACTTTATGCCCTTTGTCATTATGGGCAGAGTTACATATGTCCACCACTATGTGCCAGCCTTATATTTTGCCATGATTGTGTTTTGTTATGAGGTTGATGCATTTGCATCTATCTTCAATAGGCCACGTGCATCTGCTGTCAGTAAAATTGTATATGCAGCAATTTATGTGACGTTGTATGCTCTTGTTGCAGGAACTTTCTGGTACTTGAGGTATTTCTCATGGGGTATGGAAGGTGACAAAAAGGAGTGGAAGCATTTGCAATTGATCAACTCATGGAGAGTTTCAGATGATAACTATATATAA
- the ISA2 gene encoding [4Fe-4S] proteins maturation (BUSCO:EOG09265G5K), whose protein sequence is MIIARQLLTKSSTSQQRVVSAIRSYKCSQSAVSLHKRFNATATTNNNTIKSQPKTLKPSAFAFPSEPKVANSNSNASANTSANTSTIAPKTTESQARPNQNEETIREDIDDFRATKLVHGETNKVIAITERALLKLNDIRTSNPKDSALQIQVESGGCHGFQYNLHLIDLEQFLKETEDPEDVFVFAREEGNLKGRLVLDDSSLTILQDSKVDYTKELIGSQFKVVDSPYTSTSCGCGASFDFDFEKLEKKQSEEGK, encoded by the coding sequence ATGATAATTGCAAGGCAGCTTTTAACCAAGTCATCAACATCGCAGCAGCGTGTTGTATCTGCTATCAGATCTTACAAGTGCTCACAAAGTGCAGTGCTGCTACATAAAAGGTTCAATGCTACTGCAACCACCAATAATAATACAATTAAATCGCAACCGAAAACTTTGAAACCATCAGCATTTGCATTTCCATCAGAACCTAAAGTGGCAaactcaaattcaaatgcAAGTGCAAATACAAGTGCAAACACGAGCACCATTGCACCAAAGACCACAGAATCACAAGCTCGCCCGAATCAAAACGAAGAAACAATTCGAGAAGATATCGATGATTTCAGAGCCACAAAACTAGTGCATGGCGAAACGAATAAAGTGATTGCCATTACAGAACGAGCATTACTCAAATTAAACGATATAAGGACATCCAATCCCAAAGATTCTGCATTACAGATCCAAGTAGAGAGTGGCGGATGTCATGGCTTCCAATACAACTTACACTTGATCGATTTAGAGcagtttttgaaagaaacagaagatCCCGAAGatgtgtttgtatttgcGCGAGAGGAGGGTAACTTGAAGGGAAGACTTGTATTGGACGATTCTAGTTTGACGATTTTGCAGGACTCAAAAGTTGACTATACAAAGGAGTTGATTGGAAGTCAATTTAAAGTCGTTGATAGTCCCTACACCAGCACGTCTTGTGGATGTGGTGCTTCTTTTGATTtcgattttgaaaaattggaaaaaaagcaaagcgAAGAAGGAAAGTAA
- the TPD3 gene encoding protein phosphatase 2A structural subunit (BUSCO:EOG09261AH9), with protein sequence MDTFGDDLYPLALLMDELKHDDVSNRVEAMQKVDTIAIALGPERTRKELLPFLNDVAQDDEEEVFTVLGTKLGDFVPLIGGHEYSEPLVSILTILASMEEPLVRDKAIDSLNKISLEMTQEEINKIFLNLITNLTQGNWFSKKIASCGLYKAVIIRVNAEVRKDLLKMYLKLVTDDYPMVRRAAATNLPHLIDLLTEFTEKSPNDVNKVNTEDWEIISKMFQHLINDDQDSVKFLSVDVLISILEFFQKIQEYSFNSDFLSSALKLIKDDSWRVRYTAADRFSKIATNFAHNEQDLFQLIDPFITLMKDHEGEVRKAIAKQLPAFCNLLTRYPPTKATILNKIIPVVNELSQDPQENVRASLASSITELSPILEKQATIDKLLPVFLDMLKDEFPDVRLNIISNLSVVNETIGINLLSTNLLPAITELAQDHKWRVRLAIIEYIPKLADQLGESFFNNELLSLCMSWLWDPVYAIREAAVNNLKNLTIIFGSQWATREILSRLLNQDDSIDEDDKIDYTNFIIRITCLFTITSLIPVINHDVLVEKALPFINSLITDSVPNIRFNVAKSYLTLVEALAKNEEARANPEELKKLINLQILSNLEKLESDDDIDVRFYAAESIKGINQLMAS encoded by the coding sequence ATGGACACATTTGGCGACGACTTGTATCCATTGGCTCTCCTTATGGATGAGTTGAAACATGACGATGTATCAAATAGAGTAGAAGCCATGCAGAAAGTAGACACAATTGCTATCGCCTTGGGACCCGAGAGGACTCGTAAAGAATTGTTACCATTCTTGAATGATGTTGCGCAAgacgacgaagaagaagtgttTACTGTATTGGGAACCAAATTGGGAGATTTTGTTCCCTTGATTGGTGGACATGAATATAGTGAACCATTGGTCTCGATCTTGACTATTTTGGCATCAATGGAGGAGCCATTGGTTAGGGACAAGGCCATAGACTCGTTAAACAAGATCAGTTTGGAGATGACACAAGAAGAGATCAACAAGATTTTCCTCAATTTGATTACAAACCTCACCCAGGGCAACTGGTTTCTGAAAAAGATTGCTTCTTGTGGGTTGTACAAGGCAGTTATCATTAGAGTCAATGCCGAAGTGAGAAAAGATTTATTGAAGATGTATCTCAAATTGGTGACCGATGATTATCCAATGGTGAGAAGAGCAGCAGCTACGAACTTACCCCATTTGATAGACTTGTTGACGGAGTTTACAGAAAAGTCTCCTAATGACGTCAACAAGGTAAACACAGAGGATTGGGAAATCATATCCAAGATGTTCCAGCACTTGATAAATGATGACCAAGACTCTGTCAAGTTCCTTAGTGTTGATGTATTGATTTCCATATTGGagtttttccaaaaaatcCAAGAATATAGTTTCAATTCAGATTTCTTATCCAGTGCATTAAAATTAATTAAAGATGATAGTTGGAGAGTGAGGTATACCGCTGCTGACAGGTTCAGCAAGATTGCGACAAATTTTGCTCATAACGAACAAGACTTGTTTCAACTAATTGATCCATTTATCACATTGATGAAGGACCACGAGGGAGAAGTAAGAAAGGCAATTGCAAAGCAATTACCAGCTTTTTGTAACTTGTTGACAAGATATCCACCTACAAAAGCTACAATCTTGAACAAGATTATCCCAGTAGTCAATGAGCTAAGTCAAGATCCACAAGAAAATGTTCGTGCTTCCTTGGCATCGTCGATAACAGAATTGTCTCCAATATTAGAGAAGCAAGCAACAATTGATAAATTATTACCAGTTTTCCTTGATATGTTGAAAGACGAGTTCCCCGATGTGAGGTTGAACATTATCTCAAACCTCTCGGTGGTGAATGAAACAATTGGCATCAATTTACTATCAACAAACTTGTTGCCTGCCATTACGGAATTGGCCCAAGACCACAAATGGAGGGTGAGGTTAGCAATCATTGAATATATTCCAAAGTTGGCTGACCAACTAGGCGAGTCATTCTTTAATAACGAATTGCTTTCACTTTGTATGTCGTGGTTGTGGGACCCCGTGTATGCAATTAGAGAAGCCGCTGtgaacaatttgaaaaatttgactATAATTTTTGGATCACAATGGGCGACAAGAGAGATTCTCAGCAGGTTACTAAATCAAGATGACTCCATCGACGAGGATGACAAAATTGACTACACCAATTTCATCATTAGAATCACATGTCTCTTTACAATCACTAGCTTGATTCCAGTGATCAACCATGATGTGCTAGTTGAAAAAGCACTTCCGTTCATCAATAGTCTAATCACCGATTCGGTGCCAAACATTAGGTTCAACGTCGCCAAATCATACTTGACACTCGTTGAAGCATTGGCAAAGAATGAAGAGGCAAGAGCCAACCCTGAagagttgaagaaattgatcaatttgcaaatcttgtccaatttggaaaaattgGAATCCGATGACGACATCGATGTGAGGTTCTATGCTGCAGAGAGCATAAAAGGTATAAACCAATTGATGGCATCATGA
- the PMU3 gene encoding phosphoglycerate mutase: protein MAPSPNSLDILDSQIKSEFKDAYLTKLNQFREESQTYWEFSIVPGMFKQSDPETDESSFNYLDEHFGKIGTWDDIVSQLNILNAEAEPNVQYKILYLFRHYAGYHNLAHLKYGNDAWNEYWSKINGDGEMTWGPDANLTTESVELAKSNSRLISKELRNNANGDSSLIAPQKLYVSPLSRAVDTLFYTWNEILDLKSIQPRIQENWRETMGVHTCDKRSSRSIIDERFTHKGFQIESSLTEEDELYQDDYRETVDEQAMRMNSALQQLFTECGRNESIIAITSHSGSIRTQLMVLGHRSFAVQTGGMIPVFVKAVRNEN from the coding sequence ATGGCCCCATCGCCCAACTCGCTAGATATTCTTGATTCACAAATCAAACTGGAGTTTAAAGATGCATATCTTACGAAATTAAATCAGTTTCGTGAGGAGAGCCAAACGTATTGGGAGTTTAGTATTGTTCCTGGTATGTTTAAGCAGTCGGACCCAGAAACTGATGAGTCGCTGTTTAACTACTTGGATGAACACTTTGGCAAGATTGGCACGTGGGATGATATTGTTTCCCAACTAAATATTCTTAATGCTGAGGCTGAGCCAAATGTACAGTACAAGATCCTTTACTTGTTTCGACATTATGCGGGGTATCACAATTTGGCACATTTGAAATACGGAAACGATGCTTGGAATGAGTACTGGTCCAAAATCAATGGCGATGGTGAAATGACATGGGGTCCCGATGCCAACTTGACTACTGAAAGTGTAGAGTTGGCGAAACTGAATAGTCGGTTAATCTCGAAGGAGTTGAGAAACAATGCAAATGGAGACTCGTCACTTATTGCGCCACAGAAGTTGTATGTGTCTCCATTGTCTCGTGCTGTGGACACGTTGTTTTATACTTGGAATGAAATTCTTGATCTCAAACTGATCCAGCCAAGAATACAAGAGAACTGGAGGGAGACGATGGGTGTGCATACTTGTGATAAAAGGTCCTCTAGGTCTATTATCGATGAGCGATTTACACACAAGGGTTTCCAAATTGAGCTGAGTTTAactgaagaagatgaactATATCAAGATGATTATAGAGAAACAGTAGATGAACAAGCAATGAGAATGAACTCGGCGTTGCAACAATTGTTTACTGAATGTGGTAGAAATGAACTGATTATTGCGATAACAAGTCACAGCGGCAGTATACGGACACAGTTGATGGTATTGGGCCACAGATCATTTGCAGTGCAAACCGGTGGAATGATTCCCGTTTTCGTCAAAGCTGTGAGAAACGAaaactaa